In a single window of the Campylobacter iguaniorum genome:
- the ilvD gene encoding dihydroxy-acid dehydratase, whose protein sequence is MRSDNIKKGYTKTPHRSLLRATGLQDSDFDKPFIGVANSFIEIIPGHFFLNKYSEILKDEIRKNGCVPFEFNTIGVDDGIAMGHEGMLYSLPSREIIANSVETVMNAHCLDALVCMPNCDKIVPGMLMGALRVNVPTIFISGGPMAAGVGQNGEALDLNSAFEAVGAYETKQIDDAKLKFIECNACPGGGSCSGMFTANSMNTLCEAMGVALPGNGTILALTPEREELIRKAARRICEIALDDRYKIRNIVNEKTIKNAMVVDMAMGGSSNTILHMLAISREAGAPLDIAKLNDISRSVPHIAKIAPSLPSVHMQDVARAGGLSAVINEIAKFDANLLNLDALTISGESLGERVGNAKILDENVIHTVANAYSKVGGLAILFGNLAEQGCVIKAAGIIGERKFSGKAVCFNSQDEAIAGISSGKVVKGDVVVLRYEGPKGGPGMQEMLSPTSLIVGRGLGADVALITDGRFSGATRGLSIGHVSPEAAEGGMIGLLKDGDIIDINVDEFSINVRLSDEEIAKRAKEWKYAGKVVNSRWLRQYQKLVTNASNGAILEA, encoded by the coding sequence ATGAGAAGTGATAACATAAAAAAGGGCTACACCAAGACACCTCATCGCTCGCTTTTACGTGCGACAGGACTTCAAGACAGCGATTTTGACAAGCCATTTATCGGCGTTGCAAATAGCTTTATAGAGATTATTCCGGGGCATTTTTTCTTAAATAAATACTCTGAAATTTTAAAAGACGAAATCCGCAAAAACGGCTGCGTGCCTTTTGAGTTTAACACAATCGGCGTGGATGACGGCATCGCTATGGGGCATGAGGGTATGCTCTACTCACTCCCAAGCCGTGAAATCATCGCTAATTCAGTAGAAACTGTGATGAACGCTCACTGCTTAGACGCTCTAGTATGTATGCCAAACTGCGATAAAATCGTGCCTGGAATGCTAATGGGAGCTTTGAGAGTAAATGTGCCAACCATCTTCATAAGTGGTGGACCAATGGCTGCAGGCGTGGGACAAAACGGCGAAGCACTAGATCTAAACTCGGCTTTTGAAGCTGTTGGCGCGTATGAAACTAAGCAGATAGATGACGCAAAGCTTAAATTTATCGAGTGCAATGCTTGTCCAGGTGGGGGAAGCTGCTCTGGAATGTTTACGGCTAATTCTATGAATACACTTTGCGAAGCTATGGGCGTCGCACTTCCTGGAAATGGCACGATTCTAGCTCTAACCCCTGAGCGTGAAGAGCTTATCCGCAAGGCAGCGCGTAGAATCTGTGAAATCGCCCTTGATGATCGCTATAAAATCCGCAATATTGTCAATGAAAAAACTATCAAAAACGCAATGGTAGTCGATATGGCTATGGGCGGTAGCTCAAATACCATTCTCCACATGCTAGCAATTAGCCGTGAAGCTGGAGCCCCACTAGACATAGCTAAGCTAAACGACATAAGTCGCAGCGTCCCACACATCGCCAAGATCGCTCCAAGTCTTCCAAGCGTACATATGCAAGACGTCGCCAGAGCTGGCGGGCTAAGTGCTGTGATAAACGAAATAGCTAAATTTGATGCGAATTTACTAAATCTTGACGCGCTTACTATCAGCGGCGAAAGTCTTGGGGAACGTGTAGGAAATGCCAAGATCTTAGATGAGAACGTGATTCATACAGTAGCAAATGCTTACTCAAAAGTCGGCGGTCTGGCTATTTTGTTTGGTAATCTAGCCGAGCAAGGATGTGTGATCAAGGCTGCTGGAATCATCGGCGAGCGTAAATTTAGCGGTAAGGCAGTTTGCTTTAATTCCCAAGATGAGGCAATCGCTGGAATCTCAAGTGGAAAAGTAGTAAAAGGTGACGTCGTCGTCCTAAGATACGAAGGCCCAAAAGGCGGTCCTGGCATGCAAGAAATGCTAAGCCCAACAAGCCTAATAGTCGGTCGTGGTCTTGGAGCCGACGTAGCGCTCATCACTGATGGCAGATTTAGTGGTGCGACTCGTGGGCTAAGTATCGGTCACGTAAGCCCTGAAGCTGCTGAGGGCGGTATGATAGGACTACTAAAAGACGGCGATATCATCGATATAAACGTAGATGAGTTTAGCATAAATGTGCGTTTGAGTGACGAAGAGATCGCTAAACGCGCTAAAGAGTGGAAATACGCTGGAAAAGTTGTAAATAGCAGGTGGCTAAGACAATACCAAAAACTAGTCACAAACGCAAGCAACGGCGCAATTTTAGAAGCTTAA
- a CDS encoding CTP synthase, protein MSKFKETKYIFVTGGVLSSLGKGIAAASIATLLKNVGLKVSILKADPYINVDPGTMSPLEHGEVFVTDDGAETDLDLGHYERFLDESLSQRNNFTTGRVYSSVIEKERRGDYLGKTIQVIPHIVGEIVGRIKKAGEGKDILIVEIGGTVGDIEGLPFLEAIRALRSEVGKKNGMFIHLTLVPYIKVAGELKTKPTQHSVGELRRIGISPDMIICRSEMPLNRELKDKIAASCGVERNCVIESPDLQSIYQVPLSFLKQDILTPIADALELGELKPDMQNWDNLVKRVIAPSDSVTIAFVGKYVDLKESYKSLTESIIHAGANLDARVNLKWCDSEKIDENNVEETLKDVDAILVAGGFGSRGVEGKMQAIKYARINKIPYLGICLGMQLSLIEFARNVLNLEDANSVEFKEDCKNPIIYLIDSFIDASGKKQLRTHKSPLGGTMRLGSYKCNILDGSLLSKVYGGAKTIKERHRHRYEANPAYREQFETNGLIVCGESDGLIEAVELKGHPFFLGVQFHPEFTSRLTKPNPAILGFIKAGIDNKNVR, encoded by the coding sequence ATGTCTAAATTTAAAGAAACTAAGTATATTTTTGTCACTGGTGGTGTGCTTTCTAGCCTTGGCAAGGGCATAGCAGCCGCTAGCATCGCAACTTTGCTAAAAAACGTAGGTTTAAAGGTTAGCATACTTAAAGCCGATCCATACATAAACGTAGATCCTGGCACAATGAGTCCGCTTGAGCATGGCGAAGTTTTCGTCACTGATGACGGCGCTGAGACAGACCTTGATTTGGGGCATTATGAGAGATTTTTGGACGAGAGCCTAAGCCAAAGAAACAACTTCACGACAGGTAGAGTCTATAGCTCAGTCATAGAAAAAGAACGCCGTGGCGACTACCTTGGCAAAACAATCCAAGTCATTCCGCACATCGTCGGCGAGATAGTGGGACGCATCAAAAAAGCCGGAGAGGGCAAAGATATCCTTATAGTCGAGATCGGCGGGACAGTCGGAGATATCGAAGGACTTCCATTTTTGGAGGCGATTCGCGCTCTAAGAAGTGAAGTTGGCAAGAAAAACGGTATGTTTATCCACCTAACTCTTGTGCCATATATCAAAGTCGCTGGTGAGCTAAAAACCAAACCAACCCAACACAGTGTCGGCGAGCTAAGACGCATCGGTATTAGCCCAGATATGATAATCTGCCGCTCAGAAATGCCACTAAACCGTGAACTAAAAGACAAAATCGCAGCGAGCTGTGGCGTAGAGAGAAACTGTGTCATCGAAAGCCCAGACCTTCAAAGCATATATCAAGTCCCACTAAGCTTCTTAAAACAAGATATTTTGACCCCAATAGCTGATGCTTTAGAGCTTGGCGAGCTTAAACCAGATATGCAAAACTGGGATAATCTAGTAAAAAGAGTTATCGCTCCAAGCGATAGCGTGACAATCGCATTTGTCGGCAAATACGTCGATCTAAAAGAGAGCTATAAGAGCTTAACTGAAAGCATTATCCACGCAGGGGCAAATTTAGACGCTAGAGTAAATTTAAAATGGTGCGATAGTGAAAAAATCGACGAAAACAACGTCGAAGAAACCCTAAAAGACGTCGATGCCATACTTGTAGCTGGTGGATTTGGAAGTAGAGGCGTCGAGGGCAAAATGCAAGCCATAAAATACGCTAGAATTAATAAAATCCCATACCTTGGTATCTGCCTTGGAATGCAGTTAAGCTTAATTGAATTTGCTAGAAATGTATTAAATTTAGAAGATGCAAATTCAGTTGAGTTCAAAGAAGATTGCAAAAATCCTATAATCTATCTAATCGACAGCTTCATCGATGCAAGCGGCAAAAAACAACTCCGCACCCACAAAAGCCCACTTGGTGGCACAATGCGTCTTGGAAGCTACAAATGCAACATTCTTGATGGCTCACTTCTTAGCAAAGTCTATGGTGGCGCAAAAACCATAAAAGAACGCCACCGCCACAGATATGAAGCCAATCCAGCTTATAGAGAGCAGTTTGAGACAAACGGGCTAATCGTATGTGGCGAGAGCGATGGGCTGATCGAAGCAGTAGAGCTAAAAGGACATCCATTTTTCCTTGGAGTGCAATTCCACCCAGAATTCACATCTCGTCTAACCAAACCAAATCCAGCGATTTTAGGCTTTATAAAAGCTGGAATAGACAACAAAAATGTTAGATAA
- the recJ gene encoding single-stranded-DNA-specific exonuclease RecJ has product MLDKNEIKEILSQRFSNDLHKKLSEIPLPCELKDTYKAANRIKTAIQNNELIAVVGDYDVDGVVSTAIMAEFFTDISADFIIRIPNRFKDGYGLNADIISELENVSLIITVDNGISANDAAEICLQKGIDLIITDHHMPPPVLPKAYAIINPKQPECTFPNIEICGAQVAWYLVGALKEVCNLKNYDMGKFLDLLALAIIADMMELRDLNRILVRLGITKLNSSKRACFEAIKDYYAKDKFEFDDISFLIAPLINSAGRMDDATISYKFLRSKSVDEAKDCLDMITGFNNSRKEEEKALFESSIKDVSDNDEIIIAWGNEWHEGVIGIVASRLAKRYKKPAIVFSIDGCRAKGSARSVGKFDILALIASQENLLCGFGGHKGAAGLVIETSKLEEFKHAVNNSCFLQDLYDFSGNDEILGEIDHNAIDYELLEILEYFEPYGQKNPRPLFELKNARVKNLKFIGKEESHLKLILQKDNKSYEAIFFNYDHAPKVGDSIDMLLSVAKNSFRGLITPQLLVKEIYN; this is encoded by the coding sequence ATGTTAGATAAGAATGAAATAAAGGAAATTCTGAGCCAAAGATTTAGCAATGACTTACATAAAAAACTCTCAGAAATTCCTCTTCCATGCGAATTAAAAGACACTTATAAAGCTGCTAACCGTATAAAAACCGCTATCCAAAACAACGAACTCATAGCGGTCGTAGGCGACTATGACGTCGATGGCGTGGTAAGTACTGCTATTATGGCGGAGTTTTTTACTGATATTAGTGCTGATTTTATCATCCGTATCCCAAACCGCTTTAAAGACGGTTATGGGCTAAATGCAGACATCATAAGTGAGCTTGAAAATGTAAGTCTAATCATAACAGTCGATAATGGCATAAGCGCGAATGACGCAGCTGAAATTTGCCTACAAAAAGGCATCGATCTCATCATCACAGATCACCATATGCCACCACCCGTACTACCAAAAGCCTACGCTATAATCAATCCAAAACAACCAGAATGCACCTTTCCAAATATCGAAATTTGTGGCGCTCAAGTGGCTTGGTATTTAGTAGGAGCCCTAAAAGAAGTTTGCAATCTCAAAAACTACGATATGGGTAAATTTTTAGACCTTTTAGCGCTTGCTATCATAGCCGATATGATGGAATTAAGGGATTTGAACCGTATTTTAGTAAGGCTTGGGATCACAAAGCTAAACTCAAGCAAAAGAGCCTGTTTTGAAGCGATAAAAGATTATTACGCAAAAGATAAATTTGAGTTTGATGATATAAGCTTTCTTATAGCTCCACTTATCAACTCAGCTGGCAGAATGGACGACGCAACTATATCTTATAAATTTTTAAGAAGCAAATCTGTAGATGAGGCAAAAGACTGCCTTGATATGATAACTGGGTTCAACAACTCCAGAAAAGAAGAGGAAAAAGCACTCTTTGAAAGCTCCATAAAAGACGTCAGCGACAACGACGAAATCATAATCGCATGGGGCAATGAGTGGCATGAGGGCGTCATAGGCATAGTAGCAAGTCGCCTTGCCAAACGCTACAAAAAACCAGCCATTGTCTTTAGCATAGATGGTTGCAGAGCCAAAGGAAGCGCTAGAAGCGTGGGTAAATTTGACATTTTAGCTCTTATTGCCAGTCAAGAAAATCTGCTTTGTGGATTTGGCGGACACAAGGGAGCAGCTGGGCTTGTCATAGAAACTAGCAAGCTTGAAGAGTTCAAACACGCCGTCAATAACTCTTGCTTTTTGCAAGATTTATATGATTTTAGCGGCAATGACGAAATACTTGGCGAGATCGATCACAACGCCATAGATTACGAGCTTTTGGAGATTTTGGAGTATTTCGAGCCTTATGGTCAAAAAAACCCAAGACCACTTTTTGAGCTAAAAAACGCCAGAGTGAAAAACCTTAAATTTATAGGCAAAGAAGAGAGCCATTTAAAACTCATACTTCAAAAAGATAATAAATCTTATGAAGCCATATTTTTCAACTACGATCACGCTCCAAAAGTCGGAGATAGCATAGATATGCTCTTATCTGTAGCCAAAAACTCATTTCGTGGGCTTATCACACCGCAACTTTTAGTAAAAGAAATTTATAATTAG
- the nhaA gene encoding Na+/H+ antiporter NhaA: protein MHLILNFVKHESFAGVLLIIATILALIAQNGGMSSFYTEILRAEFTIGFQDGYALSKPLILWVNDGLMAIFFFVVGLELKREIVQGELSKPSQVALPIIGALGGVIAPAVIFWFFNHADDFAIRGWAIPTATDIAFALGVLLLLGKKVPSSLKIFLLTLAIIDDLCAIVIIAIFYTTQLSMISFAIAGACIAVLAVFNHYGVSKKSFYILVTIILWVSVLKSGVHATIAGVVAAFFIPMKDKSGKNLLEELEHDWHGITSYFILPVFAFVNAGVPLHGVYFEQLLNSVGLGIFFGLFIGKQVGVFIFSYLFIKFGFAKLPEGSSWTQFYGVCILTGIGFTMSLFVDSLAYHDSNAFYHADKLAILLASFTAGVLGFIYLFVFAKIKNRKETQIQG from the coding sequence ATGCACTTGATTTTGAACTTCGTAAAACACGAATCATTCGCAGGAGTTTTGCTTATCATCGCAACGATTTTAGCACTCATTGCTCAAAATGGCGGTATGAGTAGCTTTTATACAGAGATTTTAAGAGCTGAGTTTACAATCGGCTTTCAAGACGGATATGCTCTGTCAAAACCACTTATTTTGTGGGTAAATGATGGACTTATGGCAATATTTTTCTTTGTCGTTGGACTTGAGCTAAAAAGAGAAATCGTCCAAGGCGAACTATCAAAACCATCTCAAGTCGCACTTCCTATCATCGGCGCTCTTGGTGGAGTTATCGCTCCAGCGGTAATTTTTTGGTTTTTTAATCACGCTGATGACTTTGCCATACGTGGCTGGGCGATCCCGACTGCGACTGATATAGCCTTCGCGCTTGGCGTTTTGCTGCTTCTTGGCAAAAAGGTTCCATCAAGCCTAAAGATATTTTTGCTAACCCTTGCTATCATTGATGACCTTTGTGCTATCGTAATCATCGCGATTTTTTACACCACCCAGCTCTCTATGATCTCTTTTGCGATAGCTGGAGCTTGTATCGCTGTGCTAGCAGTTTTCAACCACTACGGCGTATCTAAAAAATCATTTTACATACTAGTTACCATAATACTTTGGGTAAGCGTGCTAAAAAGCGGCGTCCATGCGACTATTGCTGGGGTCGTGGCGGCGTTTTTCATCCCTATGAAAGACAAAAGCGGCAAAAACCTGCTTGAAGAGCTAGAACACGACTGGCACGGCATCACAAGCTATTTTATACTTCCTGTTTTTGCCTTTGTCAATGCTGGGGTTCCACTTCACGGGGTGTATTTCGAGCAGCTTCTAAACTCAGTCGGACTTGGCATTTTCTTTGGATTATTTATAGGCAAGCAAGTTGGCGTATTTATATTTAGCTATTTGTTTATCAAATTTGGCTTTGCCAAACTACCTGAAGGATCAAGCTGGACGCAGTTTTATGGAGTTTGTATCTTGACTGGCATAGGATTTACCATGAGCTTATTTGTGGATTCTCTAGCCTATCATGATAGCAACGCATTTTATCACGCTGACAAACTAGCTATACTTTTAGCTTCATTTACTGCTGGAGTGCTTGGCTTTATCTATCTTTTTGTCTTTGCTAAAATCAAAAATCGCAAAGAGACACAAATACAAGGATAA
- a CDS encoding Fic family protein: MLENATKALGELNAFTMIVPNIDIFIQMHITKEANTSSKIEGTKTEIDEILTPKEQINPEKRDDWQEVRNYIEAMNHAIKELEKLPISTRLIKNIHKILLSSVRVEAKQPGEFRQSQNWIGGSSLTTAYFIPPHYNEVNPLMNDWEMFLHNEDIFVPHLIKIAIAHYQFETIHPFLDGNGRIGRLLITLYLVSNGLLKKPSLYLSSFIEQNKSVYYEALTKVRTNNDLNHWIKFFLEAVTMTANNGVKTFESILSLKQEMNQLTINFGKKNTKRQQTNGAFISKTNYFYK, translated from the coding sequence ATGTTAGAAAATGCTACTAAAGCATTAGGCGAATTAAATGCCTTTACAATGATAGTACCAAATATTGATATTTTTATACAAATGCATATTACAAAAGAAGCAAACACTTCTAGTAAAATAGAAGGAACTAAAACCGAAATAGATGAAATACTCACACCAAAAGAGCAGATAAATCCCGAAAAAAGAGATGACTGGCAAGAGGTTAGAAACTATATAGAGGCTATGAACCACGCTATTAAAGAGCTAGAAAAACTACCAATCTCGACAAGACTTATCAAAAATATTCACAAAATTCTTCTTAGTAGCGTAAGGGTAGAAGCCAAACAACCAGGCGAGTTTAGACAATCCCAAAACTGGATAGGGGGATCTAGCTTAACTACTGCATATTTTATTCCTCCTCATTATAATGAGGTTAATCCATTGATGAATGATTGGGAAATGTTCTTACATAATGAAGATATTTTTGTTCCACACCTTATAAAAATAGCTATAGCACACTATCAGTTTGAAACAATCCATCCATTTTTAGACGGAAATGGTCGCATAGGAAGACTTCTTATCACATTATATTTAGTAAGCAATGGTTTATTAAAAAAACCTTCTTTGTATCTTTCTAGTTTTATAGAACAAAATAAATCTGTTTACTATGAAGCCCTCACAAAAGTAAGAACAAATAATGATTTAAATCATTGGATTAAGTTTTTTCTAGAAGCAGTCACAATGACAGCAAATAATGGTGTGAAGACCTTTGAAAGTATCTTAAGCTTAAAGCAAGAGATGAATCAACTCACAATAAATTTTGGTAAAAAAAACACAAAACGCCAGCAAACTAATGGAGCTTTTATATCAAAAACCAATTATTTCTATAAATGA
- a CDS encoding flagellar hook-basal body complex protein has product MMRALWSGVSGLQAHQIAMDVEGDNVANVNTIGYKYSRVSFADLFSQTSKVATAPQGNLGGTNSMQIGLGTEINAVTKIFKQGSIQTTEKNTDLALQGDGFFIVSPDGGKTYTYTRNGDFLRDSQGNFVDQNGYIVQGWMRDENTGLIDATGPIKNIKIEPGLSTPANATTEVNIKGNLNSGDDIGEQKSPIYSLDTHAGWTDLNGNNIKEDNEVHNEDDTGDNEFYVDKNKQNKLYERGVDLGVLFNDSGEAIGLREGQGMWVSYSDAKATLTPAGLAAGSVLNISINGIEIPATTVSTLSDMVAKINTLSDKTGVTASIINGNQVQLINQNNTGTTDSMKNIKIEALADNDINGLETNVITAYKYTYSAVAGAANHSYDDAVARVVHSTEDLRAAMQTDAREFVNYTGEVVGNDPIDWTAAILGADGNVLPATGTEHGNGSIQERNLNDGVEVSVNDKGQFVIKNPAGDAAYGENDKHLTGDGTTSAVDSPDATTNAAGVANTPVNNDTYTNDYNITLAITAFSDAAANINENTKLASTFGALAGGLSTGTGERTSAGINMATHSSTIEIFDSLGSKHELKIDFAKTGFSAENGTDWSMVIQVPEPAKINTTEGEPTNVLTGTIRFGPDGSLIGFNPSTLNFTANNGSTAGQNIEFNFGKNANFDGLTSYDSASTTSDISQDGYTGGTLNGIKVDESGTIIGSFSNGRSFGLAQVSVAKFTNNEGLESDGGNHFLQTANSGAPVIGRAGTAGRGSVSASSLEMSNVDLSRSLTQLIIVQRGYQANSKTITTSDQMLNTLLQLKQ; this is encoded by the coding sequence ATGATGAGAGCACTTTGGTCTGGAGTAAGTGGACTTCAGGCACACCAAATCGCAATGGACGTTGAGGGCGATAACGTAGCAAATGTAAATACTATAGGTTATAAATACTCAAGAGTGAGTTTCGCTGACCTATTTAGTCAAACATCAAAGGTCGCTACTGCTCCACAAGGCAATCTTGGTGGTACAAACTCAATGCAAATCGGACTTGGAACAGAGATAAACGCAGTAACAAAAATATTTAAACAAGGTTCTATCCAAACCACAGAAAAAAACACCGACTTAGCCTTACAAGGCGATGGATTTTTTATCGTTTCTCCTGACGGCGGCAAGACCTACACTTATACAAGAAACGGCGATTTCTTGCGTGATTCACAAGGTAACTTTGTAGACCAAAACGGCTATATAGTCCAAGGCTGGATGAGAGATGAAAATACTGGGCTGATAGACGCTACTGGACCTATCAAAAATATCAAAATAGAGCCAGGACTAAGCACTCCAGCAAACGCTACAACAGAAGTAAATATCAAAGGAAACCTAAACTCAGGAGATGACATAGGAGAGCAAAAATCCCCTATCTACTCTCTTGATACTCACGCTGGCTGGACAGATCTAAATGGAAATAATATCAAAGAAGACAATGAAGTCCATAATGAAGACGATACTGGCGATAATGAATTTTATGTAGATAAAAATAAACAAAACAAGCTTTATGAGCGTGGCGTAGATCTTGGGGTTTTGTTTAACGATAGTGGCGAAGCCATAGGATTAAGAGAGGGTCAAGGTATGTGGGTCAGCTATAGCGATGCTAAAGCGACTTTGACACCAGCTGGACTAGCTGCTGGATCTGTTTTAAACATATCAATAAATGGCATTGAGATACCAGCTACTACAGTAAGCACTTTGAGCGATATGGTAGCAAAGATAAATACACTATCAGACAAAACTGGAGTAACTGCAAGTATCATAAATGGCAATCAAGTCCAACTAATCAATCAAAACAACACCGGCACAACCGATAGTATGAAAAATATCAAGATAGAAGCACTTGCGGATAATGATATTAATGGTTTGGAAACAAATGTAATCACTGCTTATAAATATACATATAGTGCTGTCGCTGGTGCAGCAAACCATAGCTATGACGATGCCGTAGCAAGGGTAGTACATAGCACAGAAGATCTAAGAGCTGCTATGCAAACAGATGCTAGAGAGTTTGTAAACTATACTGGCGAAGTAGTAGGAAATGATCCAATTGATTGGACTGCTGCGATACTTGGTGCTGATGGCAATGTACTTCCAGCTACTGGCACAGAGCATGGTAATGGTAGCATTCAAGAAAGAAATCTAAATGACGGCGTAGAAGTATCTGTAAATGACAAAGGTCAGTTTGTCATCAAAAACCCAGCTGGAGATGCTGCTTATGGAGAAAATGATAAGCATTTAACAGGAGATGGCACGACTTCTGCTGTAGATAGCCCAGATGCTACAACAAACGCAGCTGGCGTAGCAAACACTCCAGTAAATAATGATACATATACAAATGATTACAACATTACTTTAGCTATTACGGCATTTAGCGACGCAGCTGCAAACATAAACGAAAACACAAAACTAGCAAGCACATTTGGTGCGTTAGCTGGTGGGCTTAGCACTGGTACTGGCGAGAGGACTTCAGCTGGTATAAATATGGCAACTCACAGCTCTACAATCGAGATTTTTGATAGTCTTGGCTCAAAACACGAGCTTAAAATAGACTTCGCAAAGACTGGCTTCAGTGCTGAAAACGGAACTGACTGGTCTATGGTGATACAAGTCCCAGAACCAGCTAAAATCAACACAACCGAAGGTGAGCCGACAAACGTACTTACTGGAACCATTAGATTTGGACCTGATGGTAGCTTGATAGGTTTTAACCCTTCAACTCTAAATTTTACCGCAAATAACGGTAGCACCGCTGGACAAAACATCGAGTTTAACTTCGGTAAAAATGCGAATTTCGACGGACTTACAAGCTACGATAGTGCAAGCACCACAAGCGATATAAGTCAAGATGGCTACACTGGTGGAACGCTAAATGGTATCAAAGTCGATGAAAGTGGAACGATAATAGGCTCGTTTTCAAATGGTAGAAGCTTTGGTCTAGCTCAAGTTTCTGTGGCGAAATTTACTAATAACGAAGGCTTAGAGAGTGATGGCGGAAACCACTTCTTACAAACAGCAAACTCAGGCGCTCCAGTCATCGGAAGAGCTGGAACTGCTGGTAGGGGAAGCGTGAGTGCAAGTAGCCTTGAGATGAGTAATGTGGATCTCTCACGCTCGCTTACTCAGCTCATCATCGTCCAACGTGGCTATCAAGCAAACTCAAAAACAATAACCACAAGTGACCAAATGCTAAATACATTGCTTCAATTGAAACAATAA
- a CDS encoding glucosaminidase domain-containing protein codes for MIRLFISFIFVVSLAFGGFPQSYYRLDIKEQKAQFATTIARLTQNANQSTSQKRQFALTYLNFIYKQSFRDLDSQNLSRLLQIAKEYKIVNLFDENEYIKKLSNVPISLAIAQGAVESGWGKSRFAKEANNIFGHWTWGQKGLVPLNRDENKTHKIRIFNSLQDSVDAYVLNLNSHPAYASFRDARLENAKNGLKYGGLEAAQTMEKYSQMGRIYVKQLEKTINLYDLTKFDED; via the coding sequence TTGATACGACTATTTATTAGCTTTATATTTGTGGTAAGCCTTGCATTTGGTGGCTTTCCGCAGAGTTATTACAGGCTAGATATAAAAGAGCAAAAAGCACAGTTTGCAACCACGATCGCTCGCTTAACGCAAAATGCAAACCAAAGCACAAGCCAAAAAAGGCAGTTTGCTCTAACCTACCTAAATTTCATATACAAACAATCTTTTAGAGATTTAGATTCGCAAAATTTATCCAGACTTTTACAAATCGCAAAAGAGTATAAGATAGTAAATTTGTTTGACGAAAACGAATACATCAAAAAGCTCTCAAACGTACCAATCTCGCTTGCTATCGCTCAAGGGGCAGTAGAGAGTGGCTGGGGAAAAAGCAGATTTGCCAAAGAAGCCAACAATATCTTTGGTCACTGGACTTGGGGTCAAAAAGGACTTGTCCCGCTAAACAGAGATGAGAACAAAACGCATAAAATCCGCATTTTTAACTCCTTGCAAGACTCAGTCGATGCCTACGTCTTAAATCTAAACTCACATCCAGCTTACGCAAGCTTCAGAGATGCAAGGCTAGAAAATGCTAAAAATGGCTTAAAATATGGTGGCTTAGAAGCGGCTCAAACTATGGAAAAATACTCTCAAATGGGTAGAATTTACGTCAAACAACTCGAAAAAACCATAAATCTATACGACTTAACCAAATTTGATGAAGATTAG
- the dapF gene encoding diaminopimelate epimerase, which translates to MQLSKYNASGNDFVIFHTFKSEDRSQLAVSLCDRFNGVGADGLIVLVPDSNSDFKWEFYNSDGSHAAMCGNGSRAAALYAFKNGLCKDECEFVTGAGVIKAKIEQNLVEVALTTPKKLSDEFSELGFDWHFYDTGVPHLVTFVNDLSKFDLQTSATMRKKYNANVNFAKLENGILKVRTFERGVENETNACGTGMAASFYAGYKSLKFAPNLKVNPKSGEELWMRFEDEVIYFKGMVKHCFDTTIY; encoded by the coding sequence ATGCAACTCTCAAAATATAATGCAAGCGGCAATGATTTTGTCATATTTCACACTTTCAAAAGCGAAGATAGAAGCCAGCTTGCCGTGAGCTTATGTGATAGATTTAACGGGGTTGGCGCTGATGGACTTATCGTTTTGGTGCCAGATAGCAATAGTGATTTTAAATGGGAGTTTTACAACAGCGACGGAAGTCACGCGGCCATGTGTGGCAATGGCTCAAGAGCGGCGGCACTTTATGCTTTTAAAAACGGACTGTGCAAAGATGAGTGTGAGTTTGTCACGGGAGCTGGAGTGATAAAGGCTAAAATAGAGCAAAACCTTGTCGAAGTGGCTCTCACAACACCCAAAAAACTAAGCGATGAGTTTAGTGAGCTTGGATTTGACTGGCATTTTTACGATACTGGCGTGCCTCATCTTGTGACTTTTGTAAATGATTTGTCTAAATTTGATTTACAAACATCAGCTACAATGAGAAAAAAATATAACGCAAATGTAAATTTTGCTAAACTTGAAAATGGAATTTTGAAAGTCAGAACCTTCGAGCGTGGAGTAGAAAACGAAACAAACGCTTGTGGCACAGGTATGGCAGCGTCATTTTATGCTGGATATAAAAGCCTTAAATTTGCTCCAAATTTAAAGGTAAATCCAAAAAGTGGCGAAGAGCTTTGGATGAGGTTTGAAGACGAAGTTATATATTTTAAAGGAATGGTAAAACACTGTTTTGATACGACTATTTATTAG